Proteins encoded in a region of the Desulfobotulus mexicanus genome:
- a CDS encoding MaoC family dehydratase, whose protein sequence is MNGLSIDQISMGDSATFTKTISESDVYQFAGVTGDLNPAHINEEYAKGTVFKTRIAHGMLSAGFISAVLGTRLPGPGTIYLRQELKFLAPVRIGDTITAKVEVTGLVVEKNRITLRTTCTNQDGTLVVDGEALMSPPKK, encoded by the coding sequence ATGAATGGATTAAGCATTGATCAGATCTCCATGGGAGACAGCGCAACTTTTACCAAAACGATTTCTGAGTCGGATGTTTATCAGTTTGCCGGAGTTACAGGGGATTTAAATCCTGCCCATATAAACGAGGAGTATGCAAAGGGGACCGTGTTTAAAACCCGCATTGCCCATGGAATGCTGAGTGCCGGTTTTATATCTGCGGTTCTGGGAACCCGCCTGCCAGGACCTGGAACAATTTATCTCCGTCAGGAGCTTAAATTTCTTGCTCCGGTACGCATCGGAGATACCATCACGGCCAAGGTGGAAGTTACAGGTCTTGTGGTTGAAAAGAACCGTATTACCCTGAGAACAACCTGTACCAATCAGGACGGAACCCTTGTGGTGGATGGTGAAGCCCTGATGAGTCCTCCTAAAAAATAG
- a CDS encoding poly(R)-hydroxyalkanoic acid synthase subunit PhaE, translating into MTKNQDSSSFTNSIQSIAEATGQFWRSFSETWNEAGQNIPGQSENFQKNWTQSLTENWGGFFKNLENWGGSMNKDKEKSFDPSDMAAQLEAVNRFMQVFQKQTDFMQQRFMENAGKLGEVFETMEGKGSSNEFLHAWQEIYEKEIRKIFHIPQVGLGREYQERIMTALDRFSLFHGNAIELMHFLYIPMEQSFLQMQKDIEKMVAEGRIPEDNEDYYKLWLQKLEAHYMELFRSPEYTTALGKTLGAMGEFKSARDAMIEDSLQSVPVPTRSEMDELYKELYALKRRIRDLEKNAEK; encoded by the coding sequence ATGACAAAGAATCAGGATTCGTCTTCATTTACCAATTCTATTCAGAGTATTGCAGAGGCCACGGGTCAGTTCTGGCGCTCCTTTTCGGAAACATGGAATGAAGCTGGTCAGAATATTCCTGGTCAGTCAGAGAATTTCCAGAAAAACTGGACGCAGTCTTTAACGGAAAACTGGGGTGGTTTTTTCAAAAACCTGGAAAATTGGGGTGGAAGTATGAATAAAGATAAAGAAAAATCCTTTGATCCTTCAGATATGGCAGCTCAGTTGGAGGCTGTGAATCGTTTTATGCAGGTATTTCAGAAGCAGACGGATTTTATGCAGCAGCGTTTTATGGAAAATGCCGGAAAACTGGGAGAAGTTTTTGAAACCATGGAAGGTAAAGGCAGCAGCAATGAATTTCTGCATGCATGGCAGGAAATTTATGAAAAGGAAATCCGAAAAATTTTTCATATCCCTCAGGTAGGGCTGGGGCGTGAATATCAGGAAAGGATAATGACTGCTCTGGATCGGTTCAGTCTTTTCCATGGCAACGCCATAGAGCTTATGCATTTTCTTTATATTCCCATGGAACAGAGCTTTTTGCAGATGCAAAAAGATATTGAGAAGATGGTTGCGGAAGGACGTATTCCAGAAGACAATGAGGATTACTACAAGTTGTGGCTGCAGAAGCTGGAGGCTCACTACATGGAGTTGTTCCGTTCTCCGGAATATACAACTGCCCTGGGTAAAACACTGGGAGCCATGGGAGAGTTTAAATCCGCAAGGGATGCCATGATAGAAGACAGTCTTCAGAGTGTCCCTGTTCCCACACGTTCTGAAATGGATGAACTGTATAAAGAACTTTATGCTTTAAAAAGGCGGATCCGGGATCTGGAAAAGAATGCAGAAAAATAG
- a CDS encoding complex I 24 kDa subunit family protein translates to MEMQQELKLSDELLSFIDIWKEKKGNLIMILHRIQQEFGYVPKKIAIELSRYIDVPLAKIYGVLTFYHYFKQEKPGRNTLAVCTGTACYLKGAQDLLHEVENLLGASVKETTEDGEFSVEAVRCIGCCGLSPVMTINDEVFGVLKTDELAGIISKYHSKSSGQQ, encoded by the coding sequence ATGGAAATGCAGCAGGAGTTAAAACTTTCCGATGAGCTTCTCTCCTTCATCGACATCTGGAAGGAAAAAAAGGGCAATCTCATCATGATCCTTCACCGCATCCAACAGGAATTCGGCTATGTTCCGAAAAAAATCGCCATTGAACTGAGCCGTTATATTGATGTACCGCTGGCAAAAATCTATGGTGTTCTCACATTTTACCATTACTTCAAACAGGAAAAACCCGGACGAAACACACTGGCAGTATGTACCGGCACAGCCTGTTACCTGAAAGGTGCCCAGGACCTTCTCCATGAAGTAGAGAACCTTCTGGGAGCCAGTGTAAAAGAGACCACGGAAGACGGCGAATTTTCCGTAGAAGCAGTCCGCTGCATCGGCTGCTGCGGACTATCACCGGTAATGACCATCAATGACGAAGTCTTTGGCGTCCTGAAAACCGATGAACTTGCTGGAATCATATCCAAATACCACAGCAAGTCCTCCGGGCAACAGTAA
- a CDS encoding TonB-dependent receptor plug domain-containing protein, with product MPGFTLCQKTTRANKKLRNKTYIFSCLVLLFLILPSPAPASQPQNPEDIILLERVIVSARGSETPISQTPGGTALMDGASLLRSSPLGVTDALTRIPGLSVSPDSPWGSEINIRGLGRNRVIFLIDGARVHTSTDINARFGLVDTADIERVEVLKGPVSALYGSGSIGGVVNIITKKGNFSPVPSFHGSLITTFRDNPEGYGIHGRIQYNAPDYWLYASGSRRDHKNYKDGSGDKIHNSQFEDHGGNVKAGYRWNSLHSTRIQHQYLEGKNIGIPGRGEASMPQTADVTYPETLRTLTQLTHTFIPDQGLLQQSELNIFHQKIERNVRIDQLPPSGPLSIHPSADHDTWGLKLLNSMKKGNHAFTLGADIWEWEMTSSRTRHFRDQTTGIDTPLADAKQLSAGVFGENNWRIHPSFSLNMGGRMDFIRAESKDHYAWIIPQTPDAPNPLTRKADHHENMSWDLHAGLAWNFVPGWSMTFLGASSYRAPDLMERFKYIHLGQYAVYGTPDLDPERSRFFEYGLHYVQQNLAASISAFINDLDDLIVEKRINSERHEMQNIERARIYGAEAELEYRFSGHWHAASNLAWTRGENRSEKHDLTGIPPLNGLLGIRHSPATGLNGHLELLWATKQTKVAPEEKTTPGWTSLNTGISYIFRQTKTIHEFALKVNNLMDTSYREHLSTGRKPAELNAPGRSLAASYTLEF from the coding sequence TTGCCCGGCTTTACGCTTTGCCAAAAAACAACCCGTGCCAATAAAAAACTACGCAACAAAACATATATTTTTAGCTGTCTAGTTCTTCTTTTTTTAATTTTGCCCTCACCAGCCCCGGCATCCCAGCCCCAAAACCCGGAAGATATTATTCTTCTTGAAAGGGTAATTGTTTCCGCAAGGGGCAGTGAAACCCCCATTTCCCAGACACCCGGCGGTACTGCCCTGATGGATGGTGCAAGCCTTCTGCGCAGCAGCCCTTTAGGTGTCACGGATGCCCTGACCCGGATTCCGGGTTTAAGTGTATCACCGGATTCCCCATGGGGCTCTGAAATAAACATCCGCGGCCTTGGCAGAAACCGGGTAATTTTTCTAATTGATGGTGCAAGGGTGCATACCTCAACGGACATTAATGCCCGCTTCGGCCTCGTGGATACCGCAGACATTGAAAGGGTGGAGGTTCTCAAAGGACCCGTAAGCGCCCTTTACGGTTCAGGCTCCATAGGCGGAGTTGTTAATATCATCACAAAAAAAGGAAATTTTTCCCCTGTCCCGTCATTCCACGGCTCCCTTATCACTACCTTCAGAGACAACCCTGAAGGTTATGGCATCCATGGCCGCATCCAGTACAATGCTCCGGATTACTGGCTTTACGCATCGGGGAGCAGACGGGATCACAAAAACTATAAAGACGGCAGCGGTGATAAGATACACAATTCTCAGTTTGAAGACCACGGGGGCAATGTCAAGGCAGGATACAGATGGAACAGCCTGCACTCTACCCGCATTCAGCACCAGTATCTTGAAGGAAAAAATATCGGTATTCCCGGAAGGGGCGAAGCCTCCATGCCACAGACAGCCGATGTCACCTACCCGGAAACCTTAAGAACACTGACACAGCTAACCCATACCTTCATCCCGGATCAGGGGCTGCTGCAACAATCGGAGCTAAACATCTTTCATCAGAAAATAGAAAGAAATGTACGCATTGATCAGCTGCCTCCCTCAGGTCCCCTGAGCATTCATCCTTCCGCAGACCATGACACATGGGGGCTGAAGTTGCTCAACAGCATGAAAAAAGGTAACCATGCCTTTACTCTGGGAGCGGATATATGGGAATGGGAAATGACATCCTCCAGAACAAGGCACTTCAGAGACCAGACCACGGGCATCGACACTCCCCTTGCAGACGCAAAACAGCTTTCCGCAGGTGTTTTTGGCGAAAACAACTGGCGTATCCACCCTTCCTTCAGCCTTAATATGGGCGGCAGAATGGATTTCATCCGTGCTGAAAGCAAAGACCACTACGCATGGATAATTCCCCAAACCCCGGATGCCCCTAACCCCCTTACACGGAAAGCGGATCATCATGAAAACATGAGCTGGGACCTGCACGCAGGCCTTGCATGGAACTTTGTACCAGGATGGTCCATGACCTTTCTTGGTGCATCCAGTTACCGCGCACCGGATCTGATGGAACGATTCAAGTATATCCATCTGGGCCAATATGCCGTATACGGTACTCCGGATCTTGATCCGGAAAGATCCAGATTTTTTGAATACGGACTCCACTATGTGCAGCAAAACCTTGCCGCCAGCATCAGTGCCTTTATTAATGATCTGGATGATCTGATTGTGGAAAAAAGAATCAACAGCGAAAGACATGAGATGCAGAACATCGAACGGGCAAGAATCTACGGAGCAGAAGCTGAACTGGAATACCGTTTTTCTGGTCACTGGCATGCGGCATCCAACCTTGCATGGACCCGTGGAGAAAACAGAAGTGAAAAACACGATCTTACCGGAATTCCTCCCTTAAACGGTCTTCTGGGGATTCGCCACAGCCCGGCCACAGGCTTAAACGGTCATCTTGAACTGCTCTGGGCGACAAAGCAGACAAAGGTTGCTCCCGAAGAAAAAACAACGCCCGGATGGACCAGCCTTAATACGGGTATTTCATATATATTCAGACAGACGAAAACCATCCATGAATTTGCCTTAAAGGTTAACAACCTTATGGATACCAGCTACAGGGAACATCTTTCCACAGGAAGAAAGCCCGCAGAACTAAATGCCCCCGGAAGAAGCCTTGCGGCCAGCTACACTCTGGAATTTTAA
- a CDS encoding NADH-quinone oxidoreductase subunit NuoF has product MPYKKFCLVCSGKQCESGKSEEIYKELKKLTMESSICQNVQIVRTGCFGLCSKGPIVKILPDETFYVNVDVKDAKAIINDHIIAGQPVERLMLKHDNPAKESRFYQKQIRIALRNCGIINPEDITEYIARDGYAALSMALFEMKPMDIIEELKKSGLRGRGGAGFPTWMKWKFTHDIKDQADEIFIICNADEGDPGAYMDRSILEGDPQSVLEAMALAGYACGSSMGYIYIRAEYPLAIERLYKAMDQAREYGLLGKNILGSGFDFDIEIRLGAGAFVCGEETALIASIEGERGMPRPRPPFPAVKGLWGKPTVINNVETYANIPKIILRGGDWFGQIGTEKSKGTKVFALTGKINNSGLVEVPMGTTLREIIYDIGGGIPNGKAFKAAQTGGPSGGVITAEHLDTPIDYETLGALGSMMGSGGMIVMDEDDCIVDVTKFYLDFSVDESCGKCAPCRIGTRKMHNILRKITMGKGTMDHIQQLRALAVPMQKASLCGLGQAAPNPILSTLKYFEDEYLAHIRDHRCPAGVCKALVTYTINPDICIGCTVCSRKCPNNCITGERKKPHVIDQDNCIKCGICHEGCKFGAVQIA; this is encoded by the coding sequence ATGCCTTATAAAAAATTTTGCCTGGTCTGCAGCGGCAAGCAATGTGAATCCGGAAAATCCGAAGAGATTTACAAAGAGCTTAAAAAACTTACCATGGAAAGCAGTATCTGCCAAAACGTGCAAATCGTCAGAACCGGATGCTTCGGCTTGTGCAGCAAAGGTCCCATAGTAAAAATACTTCCCGATGAAACCTTTTATGTCAACGTAGACGTAAAAGACGCAAAAGCCATTATCAATGATCATATCATCGCAGGTCAGCCCGTCGAGAGACTCATGCTCAAGCATGATAATCCCGCAAAAGAATCCAGATTCTACCAGAAGCAGATACGCATTGCCTTAAGAAACTGCGGGATCATCAATCCCGAAGACATCACGGAATACATTGCCCGTGACGGCTATGCGGCCTTAAGCATGGCTCTTTTTGAAATGAAGCCCATGGACATCATCGAAGAGCTGAAAAAATCCGGCCTAAGGGGAAGGGGCGGAGCAGGTTTTCCCACATGGATGAAATGGAAATTCACCCATGACATCAAAGATCAGGCCGATGAGATTTTCATCATCTGCAATGCCGATGAAGGTGACCCCGGAGCCTACATGGACCGCTCCATACTTGAAGGGGATCCCCAGTCCGTACTGGAAGCCATGGCTCTGGCCGGATATGCCTGCGGCTCCAGCATGGGTTACATCTATATCCGTGCGGAATACCCCCTGGCCATTGAGCGTCTCTACAAGGCCATGGATCAGGCCCGTGAATACGGTCTGCTTGGAAAAAACATTTTAGGCAGCGGTTTTGATTTTGACATTGAAATCCGCTTAGGTGCCGGTGCCTTTGTCTGTGGTGAAGAAACCGCCCTTATCGCATCCATCGAAGGTGAAAGGGGCATGCCCCGGCCAAGACCACCTTTTCCTGCAGTAAAGGGGCTGTGGGGGAAACCGACTGTCATCAATAATGTGGAAACCTATGCCAATATCCCTAAGATTATTTTAAGGGGAGGCGACTGGTTTGGTCAGATCGGTACAGAAAAATCCAAAGGAACCAAGGTTTTTGCCCTTACGGGTAAAATCAATAATTCAGGCCTTGTGGAAGTACCCATGGGCACCACTTTAAGGGAAATCATCTATGATATAGGCGGCGGTATTCCCAACGGGAAAGCCTTTAAAGCAGCACAAACCGGCGGTCCGTCGGGCGGCGTCATCACCGCAGAGCATCTGGACACCCCCATTGATTATGAAACCCTTGGAGCCTTAGGTTCCATGATGGGTTCCGGTGGCATGATAGTCATGGACGAAGACGACTGCATTGTGGACGTCACCAAATTCTACCTTGATTTTTCCGTAGACGAATCCTGCGGAAAATGCGCCCCCTGCCGTATCGGTACCCGAAAAATGCATAATATTTTAAGAAAAATCACCATGGGCAAGGGAACCATGGATCATATTCAGCAGCTAAGGGCCCTGGCCGTTCCCATGCAGAAAGCATCCCTCTGCGGTCTGGGACAGGCAGCACCCAACCCCATACTTTCCACCCTGAAATATTTTGAGGATGAATATCTGGCCCATATCAGGGACCATCGCTGTCCGGCCGGAGTATGCAAGGCCCTTGTCACCTACACCATCAATCCGGATATCTGTATCGGATGTACAGTCTGCTCCCGTAAATGTCCCAACAACTGCATCACGGGCGAACGCAAAAAGCCCCATGTCATTGATCAGGACAACTGCATCAAATGCGGCATCTGCCATGAAGGCTGCAAATTCGGTGCTGTACAGATCGCATAG
- a CDS encoding (2Fe-2S) ferredoxin domain-containing protein encodes MEMNPREELKKLREKKRLELHERKGNENIIEILIGMGSSGIASGAKNVLQALNETLEERGISNAIIRKTGSLGLDHAEPTLEIRMNGMPDIIYGKVTPDVTRRIVDRHILGRELVCGHVFDKPAQDVVKEPKHAL; translated from the coding sequence ATGGAGATGAATCCCAGAGAAGAACTGAAAAAACTGCGGGAAAAAAAACGGTTAGAACTCCATGAACGCAAAGGCAATGAAAACATAATAGAAATACTCATTGGAATGGGCAGCAGCGGCATTGCATCCGGTGCAAAAAACGTATTGCAGGCCCTCAATGAAACCCTCGAAGAAAGGGGCATCAGCAATGCCATAATCCGTAAAACAGGCTCTTTGGGGCTCGATCATGCGGAGCCAACCCTTGAAATAAGAATGAACGGCATGCCGGATATTATATACGGCAAGGTGACCCCCGATGTGACCCGGCGGATTGTTGACAGGCATATTCTCGGCAGAGAGCTGGTCTGCGGTCATGTTTTTGATAAACCTGCCCAGGATGTGGTAAAGGAGCCCAAACATGCCTTATAA
- a CDS encoding NADH-dependent [FeFe] hydrogenase, group A6 encodes MQKINIKINNVPMEVEKGTSVLMAAKQAGIHIPTLCAHPDLTPWGACGLCVVKVEGMPKLPRACVTEVSEGTSYITHDPELNKIRRTIVEMILSNHPNECLTCGRSGSCELQTLAANFSIREVPFESNITELPKDESTLSIVLDPRKCIKCGRCVLVCQQLQDVWALEFIGRGDHTEMMPAAGALLSESPCIKCGQCSAHCPVGAIYERDDTKKLLDAILNPELHVAVQIAPAVRVAIGEAFGLEPGTITTGKIYAALRRIGVDAIFDTNFSADLTIMEEGTEFVDRLTKGGVLPLITSCCPSWVDYMEKHCADMIPNFSTAKSPMMMQGALTKTYYADKKEIPKEKIFSAAIMPCTSKKFEIVRHKDMYASGRQDVDVVLTTRELARLIKQSGIDFLSLPDEEADSPIGAYTGAATIFGATGGVMEAALRTGYFLVTGSEYEKITFEEVRGMEGIRTASIHINGKELRVAIAHGVANVRDLLTEIRQARDEGKEPPYHFVEVMACRGGCIAGGGQPYNTTDEVRNARIAGMYADDQHSEIRCSHKNPFIQEIYKEFLETPGSGKAHELLHTHYQHRPLYTK; translated from the coding sequence GTGCAGAAAATAAATATAAAAATAAACAATGTCCCCATGGAAGTCGAAAAAGGCACTTCCGTACTGATGGCGGCCAAGCAGGCTGGCATTCATATTCCAACCCTCTGCGCCCATCCCGACCTCACACCCTGGGGGGCCTGCGGTCTCTGTGTGGTCAAGGTGGAAGGTATGCCAAAACTTCCCAGAGCCTGCGTTACGGAAGTCAGCGAAGGAACCAGCTACATCACCCATGATCCGGAACTCAACAAAATCCGCAGGACCATTGTTGAGATGATTCTCTCTAACCACCCCAATGAGTGCCTCACCTGCGGACGCAGCGGCAGTTGTGAGTTGCAGACCCTTGCGGCAAACTTCAGTATCCGTGAAGTCCCCTTTGAGTCCAATATAACAGAACTTCCCAAAGACGAATCCACCCTGTCCATTGTTCTGGACCCCAGAAAATGTATCAAATGCGGCCGATGCGTTCTGGTATGCCAGCAGCTTCAGGACGTATGGGCACTTGAGTTCATCGGCAGGGGAGATCATACGGAAATGATGCCCGCTGCCGGTGCCCTTCTGAGTGAAAGCCCATGCATCAAGTGCGGCCAGTGTAGTGCCCACTGCCCCGTGGGTGCCATATACGAACGGGATGACACCAAAAAATTGCTGGATGCCATTCTGAATCCGGAACTCCATGTGGCAGTACAGATAGCACCTGCCGTACGTGTGGCCATTGGTGAAGCCTTCGGCCTTGAACCGGGAACCATAACCACAGGAAAAATTTATGCGGCTTTAAGGCGTATAGGTGTGGATGCCATCTTTGACACCAACTTTTCTGCGGACCTTACCATTATGGAGGAAGGTACGGAGTTTGTCGATCGCCTCACCAAGGGAGGTGTGCTGCCCCTGATCACATCCTGCTGTCCCAGCTGGGTTGATTACATGGAAAAACACTGTGCCGATATGATTCCCAACTTCTCCACAGCCAAATCCCCCATGATGATGCAGGGGGCACTCACAAAAACCTATTATGCTGATAAAAAAGAGATACCCAAGGAAAAAATCTTTTCTGCGGCCATCATGCCCTGCACCAGTAAAAAGTTTGAAATTGTAAGGCATAAGGATATGTATGCATCAGGACGACAGGACGTGGATGTGGTGCTTACCACAAGGGAACTGGCCCGGCTCATCAAACAGTCCGGCATTGACTTTCTTTCCCTTCCCGATGAAGAAGCAGATTCTCCCATAGGTGCATATACGGGTGCAGCCACCATTTTCGGTGCCACCGGCGGTGTTATGGAAGCAGCCCTGCGCACGGGATACTTCCTTGTCACCGGCAGCGAATATGAAAAAATCACCTTTGAGGAGGTGAGGGGCATGGAGGGCATCCGTACCGCCAGCATTCATATTAACGGAAAAGAACTGCGTGTGGCCATTGCCCATGGCGTCGCCAATGTACGGGATCTGCTCACGGAAATACGTCAGGCAAGGGACGAAGGAAAAGAACCTCCCTACCATTTTGTGGAGGTCATGGCCTGCAGGGGCGGATGCATAGCCGGCGGTGGTCAGCCCTACAACACCACCGATGAGGTAAGAAACGCCCGTATTGCCGGAATGTACGCCGATGATCAGCACTCGGAAATCCGGTGTTCCCATAAAAACCCATTCATTCAGGAAATATATAAAGAGTTTCTGGAAACACCCGGCAGCGGAAAGGCCCACGAACTGCTGCACACCCACTACCAGCACAGGCCCCTTTACACCAAATAG
- a CDS encoding LysM peptidoglycan-binding domain-containing protein, which yields MDPKIRSNLEAAGQEESGFGPPSGRKTWYRSVEMPFVWLGAGLVAVLILFLIFFPGRSQEPVFPSGVGSGAEYAEISERLDRLASTLESLRMQRMFSESGAPEQEELVSVIRKMNADFSLQIAALSKKMDGLQSAVEAQSRSVAPAIAPPKTAETTDGDAALKTRRSSTTKMDPASSAVTSPSAGGLEYSVQRGDTLFSIARKHGVTLGSLLEVNRMKQSDPIHPGQRLKIPE from the coding sequence ATGGATCCGAAAATCCGATCGAATCTGGAGGCTGCCGGGCAGGAAGAGTCCGGTTTCGGGCCTCCATCTGGCAGGAAGACCTGGTATCGTTCTGTGGAAATGCCCTTTGTATGGCTCGGGGCAGGTCTTGTGGCTGTTCTGATTCTTTTTCTGATTTTTTTCCCTGGTAGATCTCAGGAGCCTGTTTTTCCATCGGGTGTTGGATCAGGTGCAGAATATGCCGAAATATCCGAACGTCTTGACAGACTGGCCTCTACCTTGGAGTCTTTGCGGATGCAGCGGATGTTTTCGGAATCCGGAGCTCCGGAGCAGGAAGAGCTTGTGTCTGTTATAAGAAAAATGAATGCAGATTTTTCTTTACAGATTGCCGCCCTTTCCAAAAAAATGGATGGTCTGCAGTCGGCTGTGGAAGCACAAAGCAGATCTGTGGCTCCTGCCATTGCTCCTCCAAAGACAGCAGAGACAACAGATGGAGATGCGGCTCTGAAAACCCGCAGATCTTCAACCACAAAGATGGATCCGGCCAGTTCCGCAGTTACGTCTCCTTCTGCCGGAGGCCTTGAATACAGCGTACAGCGGGGTGATACCCTGTTCAGTATAGCACGAAAACATGGGGTGACCCTTGGGAGTTTACTGGAAGTTAACAGAATGAAGCAGAGTGATCCCATTCATCCCGGACAGCGTTTGAAAATCCCTGAATAA
- the phaC gene encoding class III poly(R)-hydroxyalkanoic acid synthase subunit PhaC, which produces MMDMSRLTDKFLTDLENNTEKNQAYLKDAVDVLLSSLDDQIAATPYDIVWQEDRVRLKHYRSTAEGKTPRKTPLLVVYALINRETMLDLQPGRSVVEKFLADGMDVYMLDWGYPTQKDKYLSIDDHVNVYIDDAVDFIRKREEVASLNLMGICMGGTFCTIYSAIHPEKVKNLVLTVTPTSFGHEEGLLHVWMRSLDAKAVLKNYGNMPGDMMNFGFLLLNPARLMIDKYRSFINNLGDKVFVENFIRMEKWIYDSPDVPGETFRQFIEDLYQKDLLIQNKLQIGPHLIDLGRVTMPVLNIYARLDHLVPPAASNQITSKIGSKDTKDICLDTGHIGIYVSSKYQKEFVPTISQWLLERDGAVEKQSLKESLEESNADAASESAKNTRAAGKKVASGQKQAGSGKSYAAKNKGKGTAGRV; this is translated from the coding sequence ATGATGGATATGAGCAGGTTAACGGACAAGTTTCTTACGGATCTGGAAAACAATACGGAAAAAAATCAGGCTTATCTGAAAGATGCTGTTGATGTGCTTTTAAGTTCCCTTGACGATCAGATCGCAGCAACCCCCTATGATATAGTATGGCAGGAAGACCGTGTGCGGCTTAAGCATTACAGGTCTACGGCAGAGGGTAAGACCCCCAGAAAAACTCCCCTGCTTGTGGTTTATGCCCTCATTAACAGAGAAACCATGCTTGATCTTCAGCCAGGGCGTAGTGTTGTGGAAAAGTTTCTGGCGGATGGCATGGATGTTTACATGCTGGACTGGGGATATCCCACCCAAAAAGATAAGTATCTGTCCATTGATGACCATGTGAATGTTTATATAGATGATGCCGTGGATTTTATCCGCAAAAGGGAAGAGGTTGCTTCTCTGAATCTCATGGGTATCTGCATGGGTGGAACTTTTTGTACTATTTATTCTGCAATTCATCCTGAAAAGGTAAAGAATCTTGTTCTGACGGTTACGCCAACGAGTTTTGGGCATGAAGAGGGCCTTCTTCATGTCTGGATGCGGAGCCTGGATGCGAAAGCTGTTTTGAAAAATTACGGGAATATGCCCGGAGATATGATGAATTTTGGATTTCTTCTTCTGAATCCGGCTCGTTTGATGATTGATAAATATCGCTCTTTTATAAACAATCTTGGGGACAAGGTCTTTGTGGAAAACTTTATCCGCATGGAAAAATGGATCTATGACAGTCCCGATGTTCCCGGTGAAACCTTTCGCCAGTTTATTGAAGATTTGTATCAGAAGGATCTTCTTATTCAGAATAAGCTTCAGATTGGTCCCCATCTCATTGATCTGGGCAGAGTGACCATGCCTGTTTTAAATATCTATGCCCGCCTGGATCATCTGGTGCCGCCTGCTGCCAGCAATCAGATTACCAGTAAGATAGGAAGTAAAGATACTAAAGACATCTGCCTTGATACAGGCCATATCGGAATTTATGTGAGTTCCAAGTATCAGAAGGAGTTTGTACCGACCATTTCCCAATGGCTTCTTGAAAGGGATGGTGCCGTAGAAAAGCAGAGCCTGAAGGAATCTTTGGAAGAGTCCAATGCTGATGCGGCTTCCGAATCTGCTAAAAATACGAGAGCAGCAGGCAAAAAAGTTGCATCCGGGCAAAAGCAGGCTGGTAGTGGAAAATCCTATGCCGCTAAGAACAAGGGAAAAGGTACTGCGGGCAGGGTATGA